The following coding sequences lie in one Desmodus rotundus isolate HL8 chromosome 1, HLdesRot8A.1, whole genome shotgun sequence genomic window:
- the ANKRD34B gene encoding ankyrin repeat domain-containing protein 34B: MDEGVEVSSDGNSLIKAVHQSRLRLTRLLLEGGAYINESNDRGETPLMIACKTKHVDHQSVSKAKMVKYLLENNADPNIQDKSGKTALMHACLEKAGPEVVSLLLQSGADLSLQDHSSYSALVYALNSEDRETLKVLLSACKAKGKEVIIITTAKSPSGRHTTQQYLNMPPSDIDGCHSPSACATPSEIDIKTASSPSYSSETEMTLFGFKDQEPSGSRDDTWDPGSPVRKPAMALNGPKPPQAPSWVKPPPLLMHQKRVASLQEELQDITPEEELSYKTNGLALSKRFITRHQSIDIKDTAHLLRAFDQAGSRKTSYEEISYQSFSSEGGQQCVETPIDQDPDSNQTIFTSTFKSIVQKRNSGANHYSSDSQLSAGLIPTTSEDGKALTAKKKILSPSPSLLSGSKELVENTPPGPLSRRNHAVFERRGSGAFPLDHSTTQTRPGSLPPLNVNPHPPISDVNVNKISSLLSCGQKVLMPTVPIFPKSKKMLLRRQSLQTEQIKQLVNF; the protein is encoded by the coding sequence ATGGATGAAGGTGTAGAAGTTTCAAGTGATGGAAATTCCCTGATCAAAGCAGTCCACCAGAGCCGGCTTCGCCTCACAAGACTCTTGCTAGAAGGTGGCGCCTATATCAATGAGAGCAATGACCGTGGGGAAACACCTTTAATGATTGCTTGTAAGACTAAACATGTTGATCACCAGAGCGTCAGTAAAGCCAAAATGGTTAAATACCTGTTAGAAAACAATGCTGATCCCAATATTCAGGACAAATCTGGGAAAACTGCCTTGATGCATGCTTGCTTAGAAAAAGCTGGTCCTGAAGTTGTTTCCTTGCTCCTGCAGAGTGGGGCTGACCTCAGCTTGCAAGACCATTCTAGTTACTCAGCCCTCGTCTATGCTCTCAATTCGGAAGATAGAGAAACCCTGAAAGTTCTACTTAGTGCTTGCaaggcaaagggaaaagaggtcattaTCATAACAACAGCGAAATCGCCCTCTGGCAGGCACACCACCCAACAGTACTTAAATATGCCTCCTTCCGATATAGATGGGTGTCATTCCCCATCAGCCTGTGCCACTCCTTCagaaatagacataaaaacaGCCTCATCGCCATCATATTCTTCCGAAACTGAAATGACACTTTTTGGCTTTAAAGATCAGGAGCCTTCGGGAAGCCGTGATGATACTTGGGACCCAGGCTCCCCTGTGAGGAAGCCTGCTATGGCCCTTAATGGGCCCAAGCCACCCCAGGCTCCATCCTGGGTCAAACCCCCACCCTTGTTAATGCACCAGAAGAGAGTAGCCTCTTTGCAAGAGGAGCTCCAGGATATTACTCCAGAGGAAGAATTATCCTACAAAACCAATGGGCTGGCACTTTCCAAGCGATTCATCACTAGGCATCAAAGTATTGACATAAAAGACACAGCACATTTGCTAAGAGCCTTTGATCAGGCCGGCTCAAGGAAGACATCATATGAAGAAATAAGTTATCAGTCATTTTCTTCAGAAGGAGGTCAGCAATGTGTTGAAACCCCCATTGACCAGGACCCAGACTCTAACCAGACAATATTTACTTCCACCTTTAAAAGTATAGTTCAGAAAAGAAACTCCGGGGCAAATCACTACAGCTCGGACTCCCAGCTCTCAGCTGGTCTGATCCCTACAACTTCAGAAGATGGCAAAGCCCTTACAGCAAAGAAAAAGATCCTCTCGCCATCTCCGTCCCTGTTGTCAGGCTCCAAAGAACTGGTGGAGAATACCCCCCCAGGTCCCCTGAGCAGGAGAAATCATGCAGTTTTCGAAAGGCGTGGCTCAGGAGCTTTCCCTTTGGATCACAGTACTACCCAGACCAGACCAGGGTCTCTGCCACCCCTAAATGTGAATCCTCACCCTCCCATCTCAGATGTCAATGTTAACAAGATTTCCAGCCTTCTTTCTTGTGGTCAAAAAGTGCTTATGCCAACCGTTCCTATCTtccctaaaagtaaaaaaatgttgTTAAGGAGACAGTCATTGCAAACAGAACAAATTAAGCAGTTAGTAAATTTTTAA